The region TAGCCTTAGTTGGAGTTAGCGGAGCCACCGTTCAAAGTCCAAAGCCCGAAGCCCAGAGTCTGGTTGATGAGCCGCCGGTTGCTCAGGCTGCAACTGCTTCTTCCGCATCTCAGCACTCAGCACTCAGCACTCAACACTCAAATGGCGGTTCGAATGGCAATTCAACAATCGATGAATTGCGTCGTCAAAAATCGAGCCCGCTTGTTCGCAACATAGCAAAAGAACACGGCATCGACATCACTCGAATTCCCGGCAGCGGCATTAGCGGCCGTGTTACAAAGAATGACATTCTCTCTTTCATCGAAACCGGAGCGGCGTTGAGGCCTCAGGATCTTTTGGTCAAAGGCGCACCGTCGATGCCTGTCTCATCTGCTTCGAAGCCAAAAGCTGCATACACAGTGCCGCAAACGGTCGCTTCGATGGAAGACCGCGTCGAAAAAATGTCCGTGATGCGTAAAAAGATCGCCGAACACATGACGTTTTCCAAACAGACCTCGGCACACGTCACTAGCGTTTACGAGATCGATATGACGAACGTCGCGAAGTTTAGAACTGCTCATCAGCCTGACTTTCAGGCACGTTTTGGCACAAAACTGACGTTTATGCCGTTTATTTTCCAAGCGGTGACGGCGGCGATCCGAGAATTTCGCATCGTCAATTCTCAAGTTAACGGCGATCAGATCATTTACAAAGGCGACATCAATCTCGGTATGGCAGTCGCACTCGATTGGGGCCTTATCGTACCGGTTATTAAGAACGCCGACACGCTCTCGCTCCCGCAATTGGCAACAGCCGCCAATGACCTTGCCGATCGTGCCCGAACTAAACGGCTCAAACCCGACGAAGTTCAGGGTGGCACCTTCACGATCACAAATCCCGGTGTTTTCGGCGGGCTTTTCGGCACACCGATCATAAATCAGCCGCAGGTCGCCATTCTCTGCGTCGGAACTATTGAAAAACGTGCAAAAGTTCTAACCTCGTCTGATGGCGAC is a window of Chloracidobacterium sp. DNA encoding:
- the sucB gene encoding 2-oxoglutarate dehydrogenase, E2 component, dihydrolipoamide succinyltransferase, giving the protein MSVEVVMPQMGESITEGTVSKWLKKIGERVEKDEAILEISTDKVDAEVPSPGAGILLAINTQEGETVEVGTVVAVVGEETESGAVRQETGTVASDPVALATVAPTEPVNAATPATPQSTIHNPQSSDATEIIMPQMGESITEGTVSKWLKAVGDKIEKDEPLLEISTDKVDAEVPSPARGTLLSINVQEGETVEVGAVLALVGVSGATVQSPKPEAQSLVDEPPVAQAATASSASQHSALSTQHSNGGSNGNSTIDELRRQKSSPLVRNIAKEHGIDITRIPGSGISGRVTKNDILSFIETGAALRPQDLLVKGAPSMPVSSASKPKAAYTVPQTVASMEDRVEKMSVMRKKIAEHMTFSKQTSAHVTSVYEIDMTNVAKFRTAHQPDFQARFGTKLTFMPFIFQAVTAAIREFRIVNSQVNGDQIIYKGDINLGMAVALDWGLIVPVIKNADTLSLPQLATAANDLADRARTKRLKPDEVQGGTFTITNPGVFGGLFGTPIINQPQVAILCVGTIEKRAKVLTSSDGDDYIAIRQMAYFALTYDHRIVDGADAEKFLAYLKGYLENAPFSI